The Balneola sp. genomic sequence GATGTTGAAGATGCCATAGAACAAGCCTATGATATAGCTCCTTTACACAATCCTCCGAATTTACAGGGAATAAGAGCTGCTAAACAGCATTTGCCAAAAGTACCTCATGTGGCTGTTTTTGATACCGCATTCCATCATTCAATGCCTGCTCATGCCTATCTTTATGCCATTCCGAACAGGTTATACAGGAGATATAAAATCCGAAGGTACGGCTTTCATGGAACCTCTCATTATTATGTAAGTCGTCAATACTTCGAATTGAGTGGGACAAAAAAAGAAGGATCTAAAGTAATTACTTGTCACCTCGGAAATGGCGCCTCAGTTACAGCCATTAAAGACGGTCATTCTTATGATACCAGTATGGGTTTTTCTCCCTTAGAAGGACTTGTAATGGGAACAAGGAGTGGAGATCTTGATCCGTCTATCTTATTCTACCTCATAGAGAAAGAAGAATTATCTCTAGCTAATGTTCATGCTTTATTAAATAAGCATAGCGGGTTATTAGGACTGAGTGGTTATGCAGCTGATATGCGCGATTTGATAGAAGAAGCCGAAAATGGTGACAGAAGGTGCAAAGAGGCTATCGAAGTATTCTGCTATCGAGTAAAAAAATATATTTCATCTTATATAGGTGCACTAAATGGAGCCGATTCAATTGTTTTTACTGGAGGAATAGGTGAAAATTCTCCCCAAATTCGTTCTTTAATCTTAAAGGAAATGGACGGGCTTGGAATCAAACTAGATGAGACCTTGAATAAAAATGTACCTGATGATAAAAAAGTAAGTGCAGCAGACTCAGAGGTAGA encodes the following:
- a CDS encoding acetate kinase, with amino-acid sequence MKILVINCGSSSIKYQLIDTDNKDTLCKGLIERIGAVTSIIKQEFKGEKLVQKSMAIDNHAVALRVIMESLIEADNDYLHSLDEIEAVGHRVAHGGETFKDSVLIDDDVEDAIEQAYDIAPLHNPPNLQGIRAAKQHLPKVPHVAVFDTAFHHSMPAHAYLYAIPNRLYRRYKIRRYGFHGTSHYYVSRQYFELSGTKKEGSKVITCHLGNGASVTAIKDGHSYDTSMGFSPLEGLVMGTRSGDLDPSILFYLIEKEELSLANVHALLNKHSGLLGLSGYAADMRDLIEEAENGDRRCKEAIEVFCYRVKKYISSYIGALNGADSIVFTGGIGENSPQIRSLILKEMDGLGIKLDETLNKNVPDDKKVSAADSEVDIYVIPTNEELVIAIDSAKIAIAARQTPWA